The following coding sequences are from one uncultured Desulfobacter sp. window:
- a CDS encoding (Fe-S)-binding protein: protein MSMIIAPANYMLFGFFPTVIFSFLLPVIGVGLFTYIMARRIAPLVRANPDYRLNNIPERIKNLIVVWLGQIRQPRYMQAGVLHIIIFAGFLILSIRSTSLVIEGLFDGFVFPGLGGGLGIVYSVLKDYAATAVLVACIIAAWRRGIKKPARYAVPEKYGHDHTAEAVFVLGIISTLMISESLFEASAAAYNYQSAGEAHFPALFSLAWIFSKMLQMASLETLQGLHIIMYYVHDVTFFFFLCFLPLGKHFHVITSIFNVFFMRVKTGNIKPVKYGVSDGELDNLESFGVKHLEDFTWKHMLDFYSCADCGRCSDQCPANAAGRPLSPRFITIKARDLIFKNYPIKSGVIYKSDKLLVEDIYTEDEIWSCTTCGACEQECPLGIEYIDKMVDLRRGMVDEGMVPQSLQKPLKALEKRGNPYGKMEKKRADWAKEKTFAETHTVKDLGKDTAETLYFVDSITSYDDNIQEIARRTSIILEKAGVDFGVLGKGEKDSGNEVVRFGEEMLYQELKAQNTEAILESGVKQIVTADPHALNALKKDYTGLPPVKHISEIVAEKIESGALTMKPCNDRDKVYVYHDPCYLGRHNSIYESPRQALDAIAGLTRVELEKSRDRSFCCGGGGLMLFYEPEEETRMGVLRVNMAAEAGANVIVTACPFCLVNIQDAIKVAGKEGEMEAIDFTQLIEEHLA, encoded by the coding sequence ATGTCTATGATCATTGCTCCGGCAAACTACATGTTGTTCGGTTTCTTTCCAACAGTGATTTTTTCATTTCTTCTGCCGGTAATTGGTGTCGGGCTTTTTACCTACATCATGGCCCGGAGAATCGCTCCTCTGGTCCGGGCCAATCCGGACTATCGCCTTAACAATATCCCGGAACGGATAAAAAATCTGATCGTTGTCTGGCTGGGCCAGATCCGCCAGCCCAGATATATGCAGGCAGGCGTCCTGCATATCATTATTTTTGCCGGGTTTTTAATCCTTTCCATCCGCTCCACAAGCCTTGTGATCGAAGGGCTGTTTGACGGATTTGTGTTTCCCGGATTGGGCGGCGGACTTGGCATTGTTTACAGCGTCTTGAAAGATTACGCCGCCACAGCCGTTCTTGTGGCCTGTATCATTGCGGCCTGGCGCCGGGGCATTAAAAAGCCCGCCCGATACGCCGTACCCGAAAAATATGGCCATGACCATACGGCAGAAGCTGTTTTTGTTCTGGGCATCATCTCCACCCTGATGATTTCCGAAAGTCTTTTTGAGGCGTCTGCTGCGGCTTATAACTATCAGTCCGCCGGCGAAGCCCACTTTCCGGCCCTGTTTTCCCTGGCGTGGATTTTTTCAAAGATGCTGCAAATGGCATCCCTGGAAACCCTCCAGGGCCTGCACATCATCATGTATTATGTGCATGATGTCACCTTTTTCTTTTTTCTGTGCTTTCTGCCCCTGGGAAAACATTTCCATGTCATCACCTCTATTTTCAACGTCTTTTTCATGCGGGTGAAAACAGGCAATATCAAGCCGGTGAAATACGGTGTTTCCGATGGAGAATTGGACAACCTTGAATCGTTCGGTGTTAAACACCTTGAGGATTTCACCTGGAAGCACATGCTTGATTTTTACTCGTGTGCAGACTGCGGCCGCTGTTCCGACCAGTGCCCGGCCAATGCCGCCGGACGGCCTTTGTCCCCCCGGTTTATCACCATCAAGGCCCGGGATTTGATTTTTAAGAATTATCCCATCAAGTCCGGCGTGATTTATAAATCCGATAAGCTTTTGGTGGAAGATATTTATACGGAAGATGAAATCTGGTCCTGCACCACCTGCGGTGCCTGTGAACAGGAGTGCCCCCTGGGTATTGAATATATCGATAAGATGGTTGATCTGCGCCGCGGCATGGTGGATGAGGGCATGGTGCCCCAATCCCTGCAAAAACCCCTGAAAGCCCTTGAAAAACGCGGCAATCCCTACGGTAAGATGGAGAAAAAACGTGCCGACTGGGCCAAGGAGAAAACCTTTGCCGAGACCCATACGGTCAAGGATCTGGGCAAGGATACGGCCGAGACCCTCTACTTTGTGGACAGTATTACTTCCTATGACGACAATATCCAGGAAATTGCCCGCAGGACTTCCATCATCCTCGAAAAGGCCGGTGTGGACTTCGGTGTTCTGGGAAAAGGTGAAAAAGACAGCGGCAACGAGGTGGTCCGGTTTGGCGAGGAGATGCTTTACCAGGAGCTCAAAGCCCAGAATACAGAGGCCATTCTTGAATCCGGTGTTAAACAGATTGTCACGGCCGACCCCCATGCCCTGAATGCGTTGAAAAAAGACTATACAGGCCTGCCCCCTGTCAAACATATCAGTGAAATTGTGGCTGAAAAGATTGAATCCGGAGCGCTGACCATGAAACCGTGCAACGATCGGGATAAAGTGTACGTATACCATGATCCCTGCTATCTGGGGCGCCACAACAGTATCTATGAATCCCCGAGGCAGGCCTTGGATGCCATTGCCGGCCTGACCCGGGTGGAGCTTGAAAAAAGCCGCGATAGATCCTTTTGCTGCGGCGGCGGCGGGCTGATGCTGTTTTATGAACCTGAAGAGGAGACCCGCATGGGGGTTCTCCGGGTGAATATGGCGGCCGAAGCCGGTGCCAATGTGATAGTCACGGCCTGTCCGTTCTGCCTGGTAAATATCCAGGATGCCATTAAGGTGGCCGGAAAAGAAGGCGAGATGGAAGCCATTGATTTTACGCAGCTCATTGAGGAACATTTAGCATAA
- a CDS encoding TetR/AcrR family transcriptional regulator, translating to MQKSKSEKYHKILNSAGAVFAEHGFYRATISQIAAKAGVADGTLYLYFKNKDDILYQYLSFKTDSVFEKMNTAVAKGTDAENKLRNLIRCHLDEFQGDKSMAVIFQSEVRYLRDIESQVKNISKMYFDLLSDIIEQGQIEGSMRQDLFVGLVKRFILGAVEGVISTWVNAQGRYDLGTMADPLVDLFMTGVREG from the coding sequence TTGCAGAAAAGTAAGTCCGAGAAATATCATAAAATTTTAAACAGTGCCGGTGCCGTATTTGCTGAACATGGGTTTTACAGGGCTACCATCTCACAGATTGCCGCCAAGGCCGGGGTGGCGGACGGTACGTTATATCTTTATTTCAAGAACAAGGACGATATCCTTTATCAGTACCTGAGCTTCAAAACCGATTCGGTGTTTGAAAAAATGAATACTGCCGTGGCCAAAGGCACGGATGCTGAGAACAAGTTGAGAAATCTGATTCGCTGTCATCTTGACGAGTTCCAAGGTGACAAGAGCATGGCCGTTATTTTTCAATCCGAGGTAAGATATTTAAGGGATATTGAGTCCCAGGTTAAAAATATCTCCAAAATGTACTTTGATCTTTTGTCGGATATCATAGAGCAGGGTCAGATTGAGGGCAGCATGCGCCAGGATCTTTTTGTCGGGCTTGTGAAACGCTTCATCCTCGGTGCTGTGGAAGGTGTTATTTCCACCTGGGTCAATGCCCAGGGGCGCTACGATCTCGGCACCATGGCCGATCCCCTGGTGGATCTTTTTATGACGGGTGTCCGGGAGGGCTGA
- a CDS encoding class II fructose-bisphosphate aldolase: MTHSQSEEYRKLLDYGRPPNVKKCFPNSKALIVSGKYIDRAMLAKGNCMTIAANGRNAFVIKGTLAAAQRANAAVIIEIARSEGGTNAYCATSLWNIARQTDAYMNEMGITVPVAIHADHFGIKKPEDITPAKTEIRSLFDTGITSIAIDASHMPDDQNLLANIELNPYVPEWAGLETEVGEIKGEQGLSTAEEALFLIQGLNAHGIFPDWIALNNGTTHGIEQSDAGINVDLTAQIHDSLAPYGISGAQHGTSGNNSERLREIAKRTKTTKANVATALQMISWGVKVNDFGNAIMDASGNFIKESGKGVSQAVWQKMCAVAAANDWQKGNFKKLNNPFENTLTAQDATIRERMVKDVENFVFTLLTDVFNATDTADLVKKHILETQSHTPGFKAEKIENKEDWTREKIIEKAAKITSDKGPEGDFDD; encoded by the coding sequence ATGACCCATTCACAATCCGAAGAATACCGCAAACTGCTTGATTACGGCAGACCCCCCAATGTGAAAAAGTGCTTCCCCAACTCCAAAGCACTCATTGTCAGCGGGAAATATATCGACCGCGCCATGCTGGCCAAAGGCAACTGCATGACCATTGCGGCCAACGGCAGAAACGCCTTTGTCATCAAAGGGACCCTTGCTGCGGCCCAGCGCGCCAATGCGGCTGTCATCATTGAAATTGCCCGTTCCGAGGGCGGCACCAATGCCTATTGCGCCACAAGCCTTTGGAACATTGCAAGACAGACCGATGCCTACATGAATGAAATGGGGATCACCGTTCCCGTGGCTATCCATGCAGACCATTTCGGCATTAAAAAACCCGAAGACATTACACCTGCTAAAACCGAAATCCGATCTTTATTTGACACCGGCATTACCTCCATTGCCATTGACGCATCCCACATGCCCGATGACCAGAATCTTTTGGCCAATATTGAGTTGAACCCCTATGTACCTGAATGGGCAGGCCTTGAAACCGAAGTGGGTGAAATAAAAGGTGAACAGGGGCTTTCAACGGCTGAAGAAGCGCTGTTTCTAATCCAGGGGCTCAATGCCCACGGCATTTTTCCGGACTGGATCGCCCTGAACAACGGCACCACCCACGGCATTGAACAAAGTGATGCGGGCATCAATGTCGATCTGACGGCACAAATCCATGACAGTTTGGCCCCTTACGGCATCTCCGGTGCCCAGCACGGAACATCGGGGAATAATTCCGAGCGGCTGCGCGAGATTGCCAAACGCACCAAAACCACAAAAGCCAATGTTGCCACGGCCCTGCAGATGATCTCATGGGGGGTGAAGGTCAATGATTTCGGCAACGCCATCATGGATGCGTCGGGCAATTTCATCAAAGAATCCGGCAAAGGGGTTTCCCAGGCCGTCTGGCAAAAGATGTGCGCGGTTGCGGCAGCCAATGACTGGCAAAAGGGCAATTTCAAAAAACTGAACAACCCCTTTGAGAATACGCTGACAGCCCAGGATGCTACGATTAGGGAACGAATGGTCAAAGATGTGGAAAATTTTGTATTTACGCTGCTCACCGATGTGTTCAACGCAACCGATACCGCAGACCTGGTGAAAAAACATATTCTGGAAACCCAGTCCCATACCCCAGGCTTCAAAGCGGAAAAAATTGAAAATAAAGAAGATTGGACCCGGGAAAAAATTATTGAGAAGGCCGCCAAGATCACCTCAGATAAAGGCCCTGAAGGAGATTTTGATGATTAA
- a CDS encoding DVU0524 family FlgM-associated protein, producing the protein MQIPSYQIQNVLKVYSRQFSQGKLLGKNKFSDAGKVSADSVSISSEGKRQAIIDKVASNIVDKIITEGPNEKDEARITEQIEKELGKKIDFTKGRNQFTYTSVDENNNKVVQTLSVEDSKFIVERMTELARQVADSNMESQEGV; encoded by the coding sequence ATGCAGATACCTTCATACCAAATACAAAATGTCTTGAAAGTCTATTCAAGGCAATTTAGCCAAGGCAAACTGCTGGGAAAAAATAAATTCAGCGATGCCGGAAAGGTTTCTGCAGACAGTGTCAGCATCTCATCGGAAGGCAAACGCCAAGCCATCATAGATAAGGTTGCAAGCAACATTGTCGATAAGATTATCACCGAGGGCCCCAATGAAAAAGATGAGGCCCGGATCACCGAACAGATTGAAAAAGAGCTGGGGAAAAAAATTGATTTTACCAAGGGAAGAAATCAATTCACCTACACCTCGGTTGATGAAAATAATAATAAGGTTGTCCAGACCTTGTCCGTGGAGGATTCCAAGTTTATCGTAGAACGGATGACGGAACTGGCACGCCAGGTGGCTGATTCCAATATGGAATCCCAGGAGGGTGTTTAA
- the flgM gene encoding flagellar biosynthesis anti-sigma factor FlgM — MKISNSTQQYINQSYAANNANNTANTAADQGKQTQELPADSINLSSTTRDLQRIQAASAEETEVSKERGQMVDTLKQQVQANQYTVNADQVAEKMIGAIMNEVV; from the coding sequence ATGAAAATTTCTAATAGCACACAGCAGTATATCAATCAAAGTTACGCTGCAAACAATGCCAACAACACCGCCAATACCGCGGCGGACCAGGGAAAGCAAACCCAGGAACTCCCTGCTGACAGCATTAATTTGTCCTCCACCACCAGGGACCTTCAAAGAATTCAGGCCGCCTCTGCCGAAGAAACCGAAGTATCAAAAGAGCGGGGACAGATGGTTGACACCCTCAAACAGCAGGTTCAGGCCAACCAGTATACAGTGAATGCCGATCAGGTCGCGGAAAAAATGATCGGTGCCATTATGAACGAAGTGGTTTAA
- the mazG gene encoding nucleoside triphosphate pyrophosphohydrolase yields the protein METIIPLLEIIRRLRGENGCSWDRKQTPATMWKCLAEELYELEEAIVKDDEDNIVEELGDVLFQVLFIMEIYADSGRFSFDRVVNTVAEKMIRRHPHVYGDAHITSEDGLNKQWEAIKAEEKNGSSAPERPSALDNVPGGMPSLLRALKVSKSAVKAGFEWENLGQVLDTAVSEIHEFEAALSKDKDDAIVEFGDILFSLVNVARFAGFHPETALYRSTSKFENRFRTMEAAIEEKGLDLKQMPAEEKEVHWQAAKQVCRQKKA from the coding sequence GTGGAAACAATAATTCCCCTGCTTGAGATTATTCGACGGCTTCGGGGAGAGAACGGATGTTCCTGGGACAGGAAACAGACCCCCGCCACCATGTGGAAGTGCCTGGCCGAAGAGCTGTATGAACTGGAAGAAGCCATTGTCAAAGATGATGAGGATAATATCGTAGAGGAACTTGGCGACGTTCTTTTCCAGGTTCTTTTTATTATGGAAATTTATGCCGACTCGGGCCGGTTCTCATTTGACCGGGTGGTAAATACCGTGGCTGAGAAAATGATCCGCCGCCATCCCCATGTTTACGGTGATGCCCACATTACCTCCGAAGATGGATTGAACAAACAATGGGAGGCGATCAAGGCCGAAGAAAAAAATGGTTCCAGCGCCCCTGAAAGGCCTTCCGCCCTTGATAATGTGCCCGGCGGCATGCCGAGTCTGCTGCGGGCGTTAAAAGTTTCCAAATCTGCAGTAAAAGCCGGGTTTGAGTGGGAGAACCTGGGCCAGGTTCTGGATACGGCTGTCTCGGAAATACATGAATTTGAGGCGGCCCTCTCCAAGGACAAGGATGATGCCATTGTTGAATTTGGAGATATCCTTTTTTCCCTTGTGAATGTGGCAAGATTTGCCGGGTTTCATCCGGAAACGGCACTTTATCGGTCCACGTCAAAGTTTGAGAACCGATTCAGAACGATGGAAGCCGCCATTGAAGAAAAAGGCCTTGATTTAAAGCAGATGCCTGCCGAAGAAAAAGAGGTGCACTGGCAGGCAGCCAAACAGGTTTGTAGGCAAAAAAAGGCTTAA
- a CDS encoding CvpA family protein gives MNFFDLCVLIIVGFCLIRGGFKGLVREISGIVGVVAGFYGANSYYPRLIPYVDSWISSPQIQKLVCFFLLFCLILIAVGLVAALIHKLLNIVFLGWVNRTFGVIFGAAKGILITTVLFIIITSFTPSGSHHMAASRTAPYLARVADALTLFISRNIKMDFSKELEGLKQTWKQ, from the coding sequence ATGAATTTTTTTGACCTTTGCGTATTGATCATTGTGGGGTTTTGCCTTATCCGGGGAGGCTTTAAAGGTCTGGTGCGGGAGATCTCCGGCATCGTGGGCGTTGTGGCCGGTTTCTACGGGGCCAATTCCTATTATCCCCGGTTGATTCCCTATGTTGATTCATGGATTTCATCGCCACAGATTCAAAAACTGGTTTGTTTCTTTCTGCTGTTCTGTCTGATTCTGATTGCTGTGGGGCTTGTGGCCGCCTTGATCCATAAATTGTTGAACATTGTGTTCTTAGGCTGGGTGAACAGAACATTTGGTGTCATTTTCGGGGCCGCCAAAGGCATTCTTATCACAACCGTCCTTTTTATAATTATCACCAGCTTTACCCCCAGCGGCAGTCATCATATGGCTGCGTCCCGCACGGCACCCTACCTTGCCCGGGTTGCCGATGCCCTGACCCTGTTTATTTCCCGGAACATCAAGATGGATTTTAGTAAAGAGTTGGAAGGATTAAAACAAACGTGGAAACAATAA
- a CDS encoding PhoH family protein, whose translation MKNLEFQNITLAQKLFGTHNTNLEKIARAFDVKINSRGGAISVDGTQKQTDKVVDLISQLYALLEENIRLTPAVLDAAINAIRQGRSTPLKKIFTTTIVVTAKNKPITPRTPTQLAYTEAIKTNDILFGIGPAGTGKTYLAMAMAVAAFNKGDIKKIILTRPAVEAGETLGFLPGDLAEKINPYLRPLYDALYDMLDFEKARAYIEQETIEIAPIAFMRGRTLNDAFIILDEAQNTTSQQMKMFLTRIGYDSKAIVTGDITQTDLPGGKKSGLVEARKLLARIRGISFIEFSKEDVVRHRLVSDIIDAYEKSK comes from the coding sequence ATGAAAAATCTTGAGTTTCAGAATATTACCCTTGCCCAAAAACTCTTTGGGACACACAATACCAACCTGGAAAAAATCGCCCGGGCCTTTGATGTAAAAATAAACTCCAGGGGCGGGGCAATTTCAGTGGATGGTACACAAAAACAAACAGACAAAGTAGTGGACCTGATCAGCCAGCTTTATGCGCTTTTAGAAGAAAACATACGGCTGACGCCTGCGGTGCTTGATGCCGCCATCAATGCAATCCGGCAGGGGCGTTCCACCCCTTTAAAAAAAATTTTTACCACCACAATCGTGGTAACGGCCAAGAACAAACCCATCACCCCCCGGACCCCGACCCAGTTGGCATACACCGAAGCCATCAAAACCAATGACATACTTTTTGGTATCGGTCCGGCCGGCACCGGCAAAACCTACCTGGCCATGGCCATGGCCGTTGCAGCGTTCAATAAAGGGGATATAAAAAAAATTATTCTCACCCGTCCTGCGGTGGAAGCCGGTGAGACACTGGGGTTTCTTCCCGGTGATCTGGCTGAAAAAATCAATCCATATTTGCGCCCGCTGTACGATGCCCTCTATGATATGCTTGATTTTGAAAAAGCCAGGGCCTATATTGAGCAGGAAACCATTGAGATCGCACCCATTGCATTTATGAGGGGCAGAACCCTGAATGATGCGTTTATCATCCTGGACGAGGCCCAGAACACCACCTCCCAGCAGATGAAAATGTTTTTGACCCGGATTGGATACGACTCGAAGGCCATTGTCACAGGGGATATCACCCAGACAGACCTGCCCGGAGGAAAAAAATCGGGTCTGGTGGAAGCCAGAAAACTGCTCGCCCGGATACGGGGAATCTCATTCATAGAATTCTCAAAGGAAGATGTTGTCAGGCACCGGCTGGTGTCCGATATTATAGACGCTTATGAAAAAAGCAAATAA
- a CDS encoding HDIG domain-containing metalloprotein codes for MKKANNQGWLKRAGQDLACTPYLPPFLFLLVVTLFTLAQTFDHSTESYVYQIGDVANRDIKAPKDFFIEDKATNLAKIDAARTSIKTVYDFDANLLSNITAGISSAMQFGRGLFKEKENTLPPPPFEAESGEAILPEAPEPSFSMALAIKPEFEKKLGVEISKGAFQILFKEKFSEEVTGYLTAIISTILTNGVVSNKEILLAEEEKGISLRTIQSDKERVITNLKVYYGPDQAKTMVRVVGQPMLKGVNYSLANLVVDICQRLLRPNITLNRNETKKRIREAQAQIKPTLYQIKAGEMLIREGERVDELKLVKLNALSDQAEDKDVIMTITGICMFTSLLLLVVYFLYLKDHPKLSRDMNKHMTFLTLGLLLYIGFTELAVYIAHASNPEISGKIASSAIYMVVPIPAAAMITCIFLGFDIALYFALVLCSLCTISFGCGFQVFLFFFLSSVTAAYWIKERNERHHFIVAGFKLAFFNACLAIALGFFMPAEALPWATLVKQVTMAVGGGVFAAILTVGFTPLIEVLFNYTTAAKLLEFSNLDQPLIKKLMIEAPGTYNHSVIVATLAEAAASAIHADSLKAKVMAYYHDIGKLDKTMYFIENQSDGRNRHDKLSPSMSALILIGHVKKGVEMAKKYKLGNEIVEGIIQHHGTSLIKYFYNKSLKAGNENINEDDFRYPGPKPQTREAGIVMLADVVEAATRALERPTPSRIKGRVKELINDIFADGQLEECEMTLKDLHQIAKSFNNILTSIYHSRIEYNDKPQDRKQDKKQDKNGKPKDTDRQPARGEAANSPPAQKDRTDLKRLGL; via the coding sequence ATGAAAAAAGCAAATAACCAGGGTTGGCTTAAGCGGGCCGGGCAAGACCTGGCATGCACCCCGTATCTGCCGCCCTTTCTGTTTTTACTGGTCGTAACTCTATTCACCCTGGCCCAGACCTTTGACCACAGTACAGAATCCTATGTATATCAAATAGGGGATGTTGCAAACAGGGACATCAAAGCACCCAAGGATTTCTTCATAGAAGACAAGGCCACCAACCTGGCCAAAATAGACGCAGCCAGGACATCAATCAAAACAGTATATGATTTTGATGCCAACCTATTAAGTAATATAACCGCCGGCATTTCATCGGCCATGCAATTTGGGCGGGGGCTATTCAAAGAGAAGGAAAATACCCTGCCCCCGCCGCCGTTCGAAGCGGAATCTGGGGAAGCCATTTTACCGGAAGCACCGGAACCCTCCTTTTCCATGGCCCTGGCGATCAAACCCGAATTTGAAAAAAAGCTGGGTGTAGAAATCTCCAAAGGCGCATTCCAGATCCTGTTCAAGGAAAAATTTTCCGAAGAGGTGACAGGATATTTAACCGCTATCATCAGCACCATTTTGACCAACGGGGTCGTAAGCAATAAAGAGATTCTGTTGGCTGAAGAGGAAAAAGGGATCTCCCTGAGAACCATCCAGTCCGACAAGGAGCGGGTGATTACAAATCTCAAGGTATATTACGGGCCGGACCAGGCCAAGACCATGGTAAGGGTGGTGGGGCAGCCCATGCTGAAAGGCGTCAATTACAGTCTGGCCAACCTGGTTGTGGATATCTGCCAGCGGCTGTTGCGGCCCAACATCACCCTGAATAGAAATGAAACCAAGAAGCGCATCCGGGAAGCCCAGGCCCAGATCAAACCCACCCTGTACCAGATCAAAGCCGGTGAAATGCTCATCCGGGAAGGAGAACGGGTTGATGAACTCAAACTGGTCAAGCTCAACGCCTTGAGCGATCAGGCCGAGGATAAAGATGTAATCATGACCATCACCGGCATCTGCATGTTCACAAGCCTTTTGCTCCTTGTGGTCTATTTCCTTTATCTCAAAGACCATCCCAAGCTCAGCCGGGACATGAACAAGCACATGACCTTTCTGACCCTGGGCCTTTTGCTGTACATCGGATTTACCGAGCTTGCCGTGTACATTGCCCATGCCTCGAATCCGGAAATATCCGGCAAAATTGCCTCCAGCGCAATATATATGGTGGTACCCATACCTGCGGCAGCCATGATCACCTGCATTTTTCTGGGATTTGACATTGCCCTCTATTTTGCCCTGGTACTTTGCAGTCTATGCACCATATCATTTGGCTGCGGGTTCCAGGTTTTTTTATTCTTTTTTCTGTCCAGTGTTACAGCGGCCTACTGGATCAAGGAACGCAACGAGCGCCACCACTTCATCGTGGCCGGATTTAAACTGGCGTTTTTCAATGCCTGCCTTGCCATTGCCCTGGGTTTTTTCATGCCGGCCGAGGCGTTACCCTGGGCAACCTTGGTTAAACAGGTGACAATGGCCGTGGGGGGCGGTGTATTTGCGGCCATTCTGACGGTGGGCTTCACACCGCTCATCGAAGTGTTGTTCAATTACACCACGGCGGCAAAGCTGCTGGAATTTTCAAACCTGGACCAGCCCCTGATCAAAAAATTAATGATTGAGGCGCCGGGCACCTACAATCACAGCGTTATCGTTGCGACCCTTGCCGAAGCCGCCGCATCCGCCATCCATGCAGACAGCCTCAAGGCCAAGGTCATGGCATATTACCATGACATCGGAAAACTGGACAAAACCATGTATTTCATTGAAAATCAGTCCGACGGACGGAATCGCCATGACAAGCTCTCCCCGTCTATGTCCGCATTAATCCTCATCGGCCATGTTAAAAAAGGCGTGGAGATGGCCAAAAAATACAAGCTGGGCAATGAAATTGTGGAGGGCATCATCCAGCACCACGGCACATCCCTGATCAAATATTTTTATAACAAAAGTCTGAAAGCCGGAAATGAAAACATCAATGAAGATGATTTCAGATACCCGGGCCCCAAACCCCAGACACGGGAGGCGGGCATCGTCATGCTTGCAGATGTGGTTGAAGCGGCCACCCGGGCCCTTGAGCGCCCGACCCCATCCAGAATCAAAGGCCGTGTCAAAGAGCTGATCAATGACATCTTTGCCGACGGGCAGCTCGAAGAGTGCGAAATGACATTGAAAGACCTTCACCAGATCGCCAAAAGTTTCAATAATATTTTGACCTCTATTTATCACAGCCGCATTGAATACAATGACAAGCCCCAAGATAGAAAACAAGACAAAAAGCAGGACAAGAATGGAAAACCTAAAGATACTGATAGACAACCAGCAAGAGGAGAGGCTGCCAACAGCCCCCCTGCACAAAAAGACCGAACAGATCTTAAACGCCTTGGGTTGTGA
- the ybeY gene encoding rRNA maturation RNase YbeY, translating into MENLKILIDNQQEERLPTAPLHKKTEQILNALGCDDHEISIVITDDAQVRELNRTYRSKDKPTNVLSFPMQEGEFSDITPGLLGDVVISLDTAEAEARAANITTDERMSQLLIHGILHLIGFDHELGENQAREMEEKSLELLRIIEPNINLTAF; encoded by the coding sequence ATGGAAAACCTAAAGATACTGATAGACAACCAGCAAGAGGAGAGGCTGCCAACAGCCCCCCTGCACAAAAAGACCGAACAGATCTTAAACGCCTTGGGTTGTGACGACCACGAAATTTCCATCGTGATCACCGACGATGCCCAGGTCAGGGAGTTGAACCGGACATACCGCAGCAAAGACAAGCCCACCAACGTGCTCTCCTTTCCCATGCAGGAGGGAGAATTCTCGGACATCACCCCGGGCCTTCTCGGGGATGTGGTCATCTCCCTTGATACCGCCGAGGCCGAGGCCCGGGCCGCAAATATCACCACAGACGAACGAATGTCTCAACTCTTAATACACGGCATTCTTCACCTGATTGGATTTGATCATGAATTGGGCGAAAACCAGGCCCGTGAAATGGAAGAAAAAAGCCTGGAACTTCTCAGGATCATAGAGCCCAATATCAATCTGACCGCTTTTTAA
- a CDS encoding pyridoxine 5'-phosphate synthase, whose protein sequence is MAELAVNVDHVATLRQARGAKYPEPVQAALAAETAGADAIVVHLREDRRHIQERDVRLISQTIKTRLILEMAATSEMLGIALDIKPETVTLVPEKREELTTEGGLDVITHMEHIRQAVTTLKNAGIKVCIFIDPDLDQIKTAHKIDADSIEIHTGAFCDAVTAYDREKEYARIVDAAKIGSRLNLGVHAGHGICYQSIKAFKGLSEITEYSIGHAIISKAVMTGMDTAVRDMAQLIRDL, encoded by the coding sequence ATGGCTGAATTGGCTGTAAATGTAGACCATGTGGCAACCCTGCGCCAGGCAAGGGGTGCCAAATACCCGGAACCGGTCCAGGCCGCCCTGGCCGCAGAAACTGCGGGGGCCGATGCAATTGTGGTGCATCTGCGTGAAGACCGCCGCCACATCCAGGAACGGGATGTCCGCCTGATTTCCCAGACCATAAAGACCCGGTTGATTCTTGAAATGGCCGCCACCAGTGAAATGCTTGGCATTGCCCTGGATATCAAGCCTGAAACCGTCACCCTGGTACCCGAAAAAAGAGAAGAGCTGACCACCGAAGGGGGGCTGGATGTCATCACCCATATGGAGCACATCCGCCAGGCCGTCACCACCCTGAAAAATGCCGGCATCAAGGTCTGTATTTTCATTGATCCCGATCTGGATCAGATCAAAACCGCCCACAAAATCGATGCCGATTCCATTGAGATCCACACCGGCGCATTCTGCGATGCCGTTACCGCCTATGACCGGGAAAAAGAATACGCCAGGATTGTGGATGCGGCAAAAATCGGCTCCCGCCTGAACCTGGGCGTTCATGCAGGCCACGGCATCTGTTACCAATCCATCAAAGCGTTCAAGGGATTGTCTGAAATCACGGAATACAGCATCGGACATGCCATCATCTCAAAGGCAGTCATGACAGGCATGGACACGGCAGTCAGGGATATGGCGCAATTAATTAGAGATCTGTGA